From a region of the Fibrobacter sp. UWB16 genome:
- a CDS encoding carbohydrate-binding protein, with the protein MKKRVLGLAFLLCANSFAVTSQFRGVNWADKRDNFVSDVLVLSGLSLSDNHESAYAIADRIVGQFQEVLGTNSVRMPVNEPTILKAFDMYSGALDAALEHGRVAMGYWGPAQPAGPKNMDDWWKMWAKLVETYGDHPNAYFEIFNEPHMYNKTDLRNLYAEWLKKFPNVPRDHILLDGSGLAWNVPDIADDPRFEGCLFAVHEYTFWNMSITTEQGWKNSFKGKVGKYIDRTVCTEWGGAMSPGDKAGVHYDYQDYNKAPTNYFTAYIRGMSDQLREWEMGSFYWPGLRDGDWYSMTKRSGEGVNTKLQIVNQSGVDRMQMAWADTVETTPPQQDPFGGFDADGKAIAGKPAAIPGKIEAENYDLGGSRVSFYDKSSANEGGAYRKDAVDIVALDSADLSKGYALGYTQDGEWLEYTVNVAKTAKFTVEVQMATASEKAGVQLFIDNKAVSDGIIAKQGEDWSTYTAVQAQLGEIAAGEHVLKMQIVGNYVNIDNIRFCEGEKCEETVGIRANRASSVRTLENTSPRLRVQNNKLFVEKNGKRFDLTGHRIK; encoded by the coding sequence ATGAAAAAGAGAGTTCTTGGTTTAGCTTTTCTTCTTTGCGCAAACTCATTCGCCGTTACAAGCCAATTCCGCGGCGTCAATTGGGCTGATAAGCGCGACAACTTCGTCTCGGACGTTCTCGTACTTTCGGGCTTAAGCCTTTCCGACAATCATGAATCGGCTTATGCCATTGCCGACCGTATTGTCGGGCAGTTCCAGGAAGTGCTTGGTACAAACAGCGTGCGCATGCCGGTGAACGAACCGACCATTCTTAAAGCTTTTGACATGTATTCGGGTGCTTTGGATGCTGCTCTTGAACATGGTCGAGTGGCTATGGGCTACTGGGGCCCTGCGCAGCCTGCGGGGCCCAAGAACATGGACGATTGGTGGAAAATGTGGGCGAAACTCGTCGAAACATACGGCGACCATCCGAACGCCTACTTTGAAATTTTCAACGAACCGCACATGTATAACAAGACGGATCTCCGCAACCTCTATGCGGAATGGCTCAAGAAATTCCCGAACGTCCCGCGCGACCACATTTTGCTCGATGGCTCCGGCCTCGCTTGGAACGTTCCGGACATCGCTGACGACCCGCGCTTTGAAGGCTGCCTCTTTGCCGTTCACGAATACACGTTCTGGAACATGAGCATCACTACCGAACAGGGTTGGAAAAACAGCTTCAAGGGCAAGGTTGGCAAGTACATTGACCGCACCGTTTGCACGGAATGGGGCGGCGCCATGAGTCCTGGCGACAAGGCGGGCGTGCATTACGACTATCAGGATTACAACAAGGCTCCCACCAACTACTTCACGGCTTACATCCGCGGCATGTCCGATCAGCTCCGCGAATGGGAAATGGGCAGTTTCTACTGGCCGGGCCTCCGCGATGGTGACTGGTACAGTATGACCAAGCGCAGTGGCGAGGGTGTAAATACCAAGCTCCAGATTGTGAACCAGTCTGGCGTGGACCGCATGCAAATGGCTTGGGCCGATACTGTTGAAACAACGCCTCCTCAACAGGACCCGTTTGGCGGTTTTGATGCGGATGGAAAAGCAATCGCAGGCAAGCCTGCCGCAATCCCTGGTAAAATCGAAGCCGAAAACTATGACCTCGGCGGTAGCCGCGTCTCGTTCTACGACAAGTCTTCCGCAAACGAAGGCGGTGCTTACCGCAAGGACGCCGTGGACATTGTTGCGCTAGATTCCGCAGACCTCTCGAAGGGCTATGCTTTAGGCTACACGCAGGATGGCGAATGGCTCGAATACACCGTCAATGTGGCAAAAACGGCGAAATTCACTGTCGAAGTGCAAATGGCGACGGCTTCTGAAAAGGCGGGCGTGCAGCTCTTTATCGACAACAAGGCTGTTTCTGACGGCATCATCGCAAAACAGGGCGAGGATTGGTCGACTTATACCGCTGTGCAAGCCCAATTGGGTGAAATTGCAGCCGGAGAACACGTCCTCAAGATGCAAATTGTGGGCAATTACGTGAATATCGACAATATTCGCTTCTGCGAAGGCGAAAAATGCGAAGAAACCGTCGGAATCCGCGCAAATCGCGCTTCCTCCGTGCGCACTCTCGAAAACACCTCCCCGCGTCTCCGCGTCCAAAACAACAAGCTCTTTGTCGAGAAAAATGGCAAACGCTTCGACCTCACCGGCCACCGCATCAAGTAA
- a CDS encoding endo-1,4-beta-xylanase: MRKLSLSLAAVAVAGFVSVANAALADGGAKFLGNITTGGQIRSDFAQYWNQITPENGCKWGSIHSLSNGNSGTSKFAWDNFDKCESAYKWAKEKPGERHFKFHALVWGSQYPNFLCKKKNPGITVELTKKYITEWFDAVAAKFPDLEYIDVVNEAIWAGNNYHSGYGKPAAGAEGHSTDDTECGGSYIIEALGGDRVVNGKHQYDFITNAFKMARERWPKAVLIYNDYNTLSWQINEGIELIQTIVKNGAPVDAYGQQAHDCKGMSKSDFESKMTRIHNETGLPLLVSEYDIGEADDTKQKNDYANQIPFMWETPWVAGITIWGYINGSTWVANTGLIEKDGRKRASMNWLEDYFAKNLSKGKNDVTFTPVEPEPQLPFKGEPIAIPGKVEAEDFDIPGVGVNEDGTSNQSYSDDSENHGDSDYRKDTGVDLYKKATGVIVGYNSEGDWLEWTVNVKEAGDYTMFAAVAAAGSTSSFQLSLDGKALTEKITVPAAKEGEENYDDYNKVKANVTLPEGKHVLRMDVTGAWFDVDYFTFVKGKDATDPEPIEEEIPDAIQSNLRMNYPVLSDYDVFDMNGVRLGRMSAYSVDEAVMTLKNTSAIKVQGIYLLRSVKSGMVKSVRVTR, from the coding sequence ATGAGAAAACTGTCTCTCTCTTTGGCTGCAGTAGCCGTTGCTGGTTTTGTCTCCGTTGCTAACGCTGCCCTTGCCGATGGCGGTGCAAAATTCCTGGGCAATATTACTACGGGCGGCCAGATTCGTAGCGACTTTGCTCAATATTGGAACCAGATTACACCCGAAAACGGCTGTAAGTGGGGCTCCATCCATTCCCTTTCTAACGGCAACAGCGGTACAAGCAAGTTTGCCTGGGACAACTTCGACAAGTGCGAAAGCGCCTACAAGTGGGCCAAGGAAAAACCGGGCGAACGCCACTTCAAGTTCCACGCCCTCGTTTGGGGTTCCCAGTACCCGAACTTCCTCTGCAAAAAGAAAAATCCGGGCATTACCGTAGAACTCACCAAAAAGTACATCACCGAATGGTTCGATGCCGTTGCCGCGAAGTTCCCGGACCTCGAATACATTGACGTGGTGAACGAAGCTATTTGGGCGGGTAACAACTACCACTCTGGTTACGGCAAGCCTGCTGCAGGTGCCGAAGGGCACAGCACCGACGATACCGAATGCGGTGGCTCCTACATTATCGAAGCCCTCGGTGGTGACCGCGTTGTAAATGGCAAGCACCAGTACGACTTTATTACGAACGCCTTCAAGATGGCCCGCGAACGTTGGCCGAAGGCTGTACTTATCTATAACGACTACAACACGCTCTCCTGGCAGATCAACGAAGGTATCGAACTTATCCAGACCATCGTCAAGAATGGCGCTCCGGTCGATGCCTACGGTCAGCAGGCTCACGACTGCAAGGGCATGAGCAAGTCCGATTTCGAAAGCAAGATGACCCGCATCCATAACGAGACGGGCCTCCCGCTCCTCGTTTCGGAATACGATATCGGCGAAGCCGACGATACCAAGCAGAAAAACGATTACGCAAACCAGATTCCGTTCATGTGGGAAACGCCGTGGGTTGCTGGCATCACGATCTGGGGCTATATCAATGGTTCTACTTGGGTTGCAAACACCGGCCTTATCGAAAAGGATGGCCGCAAGCGCGCTTCCATGAACTGGCTCGAAGACTACTTCGCCAAGAACTTGAGCAAGGGCAAGAACGATGTGACCTTCACTCCGGTTGAACCCGAACCGCAGCTTCCGTTCAAGGGAGAACCGATTGCCATTCCGGGTAAGGTCGAAGCCGAAGATTTCGATATCCCGGGTGTGGGCGTCAACGAAGACGGTACGAGCAACCAGTCCTATAGCGACGATTCCGAAAATCACGGCGATAGCGATTACCGCAAGGACACGGGCGTTGACCTTTACAAGAAGGCGACCGGCGTAATCGTGGGCTACAACAGTGAAGGCGACTGGCTCGAATGGACCGTGAACGTGAAGGAAGCGGGCGACTACACGATGTTTGCCGCCGTGGCTGCCGCGGGTTCTACCTCCAGCTTCCAACTCTCTCTCGATGGCAAGGCGCTTACCGAAAAGATTACTGTCCCCGCTGCCAAGGAAGGTGAAGAAAATTACGACGACTACAACAAGGTCAAGGCCAACGTGACTCTCCCGGAAGGCAAACATGTTCTCCGCATGGATGTAACCGGCGCCTGGTTTGACGTGGACTACTTCACCTTCGTGAAGGGCAAGGACGCTACCGACCCCGAACCGATCGAAGAAGAAATTCCGGATGCCATTCAGTCGAACCTCCGCATGAATTACCCGGTTCTCAGCGATTACGATGTCTTTGACATGAACGGCGTCCGTCTCGGCCGCATGAGCGCCTACTCCGTAGACGAAGCCGTGATGACCCTCAAGAATACGAGCGCCATCAAGGTCCAGGGAATCTACCTGCTTCGTTCCGTCAAGAGCGGCATGGTAAAGTCCGTCCGCGTGACCCGTTAA
- a CDS encoding endo-1,4-beta-xylanase: protein MKSKCLKGLLAAALLGGAVSSYAGPGLADGAAKFIGNITQSNSVGSDFTALWNQATAENGCKWGSVEGTRGRYNWGACDAAYNWAKQNGGHFKFHALVWGSQYPNWLNGLSTDETKKAITAWFDAVKEHYPDLEMIDVVNEAIRTGNNSYHSPYGKNNNIIPALGGDNGGNYQFVTTAFKMARERWPKAILIYNDYNTVQWNKDQGIQLIQTIKKNGAPVDAYGLQAHDMMSQGGGAGGTGGGGSCLSINTLKSVLKEIWDKTQTPMFISEYDIATTDDNIQKQCYSEQISHFMENEHIAGITIWGYIYGRTWLDCNGTASGCSGIVKNGQDRAALKWMREYLKSNKGVNTTGLNTGVLTPVDPVPQEPFKGEALAVPGKIEVEDFDKPGQGKNEDGTSNESYGDDSENHGDSDYRKDTGADLYKKATGVALGYNTTGDWYEYTINIAEAGDYTAIASVATEGTGAFTLSLDGKSLAEFEVTGTSYDDFSDVKKKVTLPAGKHVLRLDVTQQYFDIDYINFVKGEVADNPGGGNEPPISINQKIQYQAPRIGSYDVFDANGVRLGRMNAYSMNEAMQILKSSNEVKNNGIYMLRSVQNGAVKSVRISR from the coding sequence ATGAAATCAAAATGTTTGAAAGGTTTATTGGCTGCTGCACTTTTGGGTGGCGCAGTAAGTTCTTACGCAGGTCCAGGCCTTGCCGATGGCGCAGCCAAGTTCATTGGTAACATTACCCAGAGTAATAGTGTCGGCTCAGACTTTACTGCGCTCTGGAACCAGGCTACGGCCGAAAACGGCTGTAAGTGGGGTTCCGTCGAAGGTACTCGTGGCCGTTACAACTGGGGTGCCTGCGATGCTGCCTATAACTGGGCAAAGCAGAACGGGGGTCACTTCAAGTTCCACGCTTTGGTGTGGGGCTCCCAGTATCCGAACTGGCTCAATGGCCTTAGCACAGACGAAACGAAGAAGGCGATTACCGCCTGGTTCGATGCGGTCAAGGAACATTACCCCGATCTCGAAATGATCGACGTGGTGAACGAAGCTATCCGCACGGGCAACAACAGCTATCATTCTCCTTATGGCAAGAACAACAACATCATTCCGGCACTCGGTGGCGATAATGGTGGCAATTACCAGTTCGTAACGACCGCCTTCAAGATGGCGCGCGAACGTTGGCCGAAGGCTATCCTCATTTATAACGACTATAACACGGTTCAGTGGAACAAGGATCAGGGCATTCAGCTTATCCAGACCATCAAGAAAAACGGTGCTCCGGTTGACGCATACGGCTTGCAGGCCCACGACATGATGAGCCAGGGCGGTGGCGCTGGTGGTACTGGTGGTGGTGGCTCCTGCTTGAGCATCAATACGCTCAAGAGTGTTCTCAAGGAAATCTGGGACAAGACCCAGACCCCGATGTTCATCAGCGAATACGACATTGCAACTACCGACGACAATATCCAGAAGCAGTGCTACTCCGAACAGATTTCTCACTTCATGGAAAACGAACACATTGCCGGCATTACCATCTGGGGCTACATTTATGGTCGCACTTGGCTCGACTGTAACGGCACTGCGAGTGGCTGCTCCGGCATTGTCAAGAATGGCCAGGACCGCGCCGCTTTGAAGTGGATGAGGGAGTACCTCAAGAGCAACAAGGGCGTGAACACGACTGGCCTCAATACTGGTGTTCTCACTCCGGTTGACCCTGTTCCGCAGGAACCGTTCAAGGGCGAAGCTCTCGCTGTTCCGGGCAAGATTGAAGTCGAAGATTTCGATAAGCCGGGCCAGGGCAAGAACGAAGACGGTACGAGCAACGAATCCTATGGCGACGATTCCGAAAACCATGGCGACTCCGACTACCGCAAGGATACCGGTGCAGACCTTTACAAGAAGGCTACTGGCGTTGCTCTCGGCTACAACACTACGGGTGACTGGTACGAATACACCATCAACATTGCCGAAGCTGGCGACTACACCGCAATCGCTTCTGTTGCTACCGAAGGCACGGGCGCATTCACGCTCTCCCTCGATGGCAAGTCTCTCGCTGAATTCGAAGTCACTGGCACAAGCTACGACGACTTCTCCGACGTGAAGAAGAAGGTGACGCTCCCGGCCGGTAAGCACGTGCTCCGCCTCGATGTGACCCAGCAGTACTTCGACATCGACTACATCAACTTTGTGAAGGGCGAAGTTGCCGATAATCCGGGTGGTGGCAATGAACCGCCGATTTCCATCAACCAGAAGATTCAGTATCAGGCTCCGAGAATTGGCAGCTACGACGTCTTCGACGCAAATGGTGTCCGTCTTGGCCGTATGAACGCATACTCCATGAACGAAGCCATGCAGATTCTCAAGAGCTCTAACGAAGTCAAGAACAACGGCATCTACATGCTCCGCTCCGTCCAGAATGGCGCTGTGAAGTCTGTTCGTATCTCTCGCTAA
- a CDS encoding endo-1,4-beta-xylanase yields the protein MKSNFIKGILYAALMGGAVNSFAGPGMVDGGAKFLGNITTRGQVQSDFGTYWNQITAENECKWASIEGTRGRYNWSGCGACYNWAKKNGGKFKFHALVWGSQYPNWLNGLSTDETKKAITAWFDAVAAHYPDLEMIDVVNEAIKSGGSYHSGYGRNNNIIPALGGDNGNYEFVATAFKMARERWPKAILIYNDYNTFRWQINEGIDLVNKLVKQGAPVDAYGQQAHDLTDMNANDFKSALNKIQNSVKNAKGEPMPLFITEYDIGTDNDNQQKQRYSEQIPAFWESPQVAGITLWGYIYGATWTTNGNSGLIKNGSDRPAMTWLKQYFKEHLKDGKDNTGLFAPYVPPEPVPRKPFKGSALAIPGKIEVEDFDITGVGETDGVSNVTYSDGDPENHGDSDYRKSDAADVDIYKKATGNIVGYNTTGDWLEYSVDIADAGDYTATASVAANGSGSFKLSIDGKSVGEFDVTGTSYDDFIDVKKKVTLPAGKHTLRLDVTAQYFDIDYINFTKGDSDEPPIAIQTQIRYEYPEVSDYYVFDVNGVRIGRMSAYTMDEAVTTLKNTSAIKVQGVYMLRSVKNGEVKSVRVAR from the coding sequence ATGAAATCAAATTTCATTAAGGGTATATTGTATGCTGCACTTATGGGTGGAGCAGTTAATTCGTTTGCAGGCCCCGGCATGGTCGATGGCGGTGCAAAGTTTCTAGGAAATATTACAACTCGCGGCCAGGTTCAGTCCGATTTCGGGACTTACTGGAACCAGATTACCGCCGAAAACGAATGCAAGTGGGCGTCCATCGAAGGCACTCGCGGTCGTTACAATTGGTCGGGCTGCGGTGCTTGCTATAACTGGGCAAAAAAGAATGGTGGCAAGTTCAAGTTCCACGCTCTTGTGTGGGGCTCCCAGTACCCGAACTGGCTCAATGGCCTTAGCACGGACGAAACCAAGAAGGCGATTACCGCATGGTTCGATGCCGTTGCCGCTCATTACCCCGATCTCGAAATGATTGACGTGGTGAATGAAGCTATCAAGTCGGGTGGCAGCTACCATTCCGGTTATGGCAGAAACAATAATATTATTCCTGCTCTCGGCGGCGATAACGGCAACTACGAATTCGTGGCGACTGCCTTTAAGATGGCGCGCGAACGTTGGCCGAAGGCTATCCTTATCTATAATGACTATAACACGTTCAGGTGGCAGATTAACGAAGGTATCGACCTCGTGAACAAGCTCGTGAAGCAGGGAGCTCCGGTCGATGCTTATGGTCAGCAGGCCCATGACTTGACCGACATGAACGCCAACGATTTCAAGAGCGCCTTGAACAAGATCCAGAATAGCGTCAAGAATGCCAAGGGCGAACCGATGCCGCTCTTCATTACCGAATACGATATCGGTACGGATAACGACAACCAGCAGAAACAGCGCTACTCCGAACAGATTCCCGCATTCTGGGAATCTCCGCAGGTCGCGGGCATTACCCTCTGGGGCTACATCTACGGTGCTACCTGGACTACGAACGGAAACTCCGGTCTTATCAAGAATGGTAGCGACCGTCCGGCAATGACCTGGCTCAAGCAGTATTTCAAGGAACACCTCAAGGACGGTAAGGACAATACGGGCCTTTTTGCTCCGTATGTCCCGCCTGAGCCGGTGCCGCGCAAGCCGTTCAAGGGCTCTGCTTTGGCAATCCCGGGCAAGATTGAAGTTGAAGACTTTGATATTACCGGCGTCGGTGAAACGGATGGCGTAAGCAATGTTACTTACAGCGATGGCGACCCGGAAAACCATGGTGATTCCGATTACCGCAAGAGCGATGCGGCGGATGTCGATATCTACAAGAAGGCGACTGGAAACATTGTTGGCTATAATACGACTGGTGATTGGCTGGAATACTCTGTCGACATCGCGGACGCGGGCGACTACACGGCTACGGCATCTGTTGCCGCAAATGGATCAGGCTCTTTTAAGCTCTCCATTGATGGAAAGTCTGTCGGCGAATTCGATGTGACTGGCACAAGCTACGATGATTTCATTGACGTGAAGAAAAAGGTGACGCTCCCGGCCGGTAAGCATACTCTCCGTTTGGATGTGACGGCACAATACTTCGATATCGACTATATCAACTTCACAAAGGGCGATAGTGATGAACCGCCTATCGCTATCCAGACTCAGATCCGCTACGAATACCCGGAAGTCAGCGACTACTACGTCTTTGACGTGAATGGTGTTCGTATCGGTCGTATGAGTGCTTATACCATGGACGAAGCTGTGACAACGCTCAAGAACACGAGTGCCATCAAGGTCCAGGGCGTCTATATGCTCCGTTCTGTCAAGAATGGTGAAGTAAAGTCGGTCCGTGTCGCCCGCTAA
- a CDS encoding response regulator — protein MSDSENQVAYAELFSEIFYEQFISAYYVNLLDFSYVVYYCKKGLEKKYGNGENAVSALQKFISEDVHPDDRDVLKDMLSVAYVRGRLKKESSFSFVVREIVTGKERYCKLQVTRGRDEDHMAICFLNVDDEIRKRMKVEEGYRVIQALAMEFNALYRIDLDSEKMHSYVKSQTARIFEKELRGEMLYSEALEKYAKEIVSSEDAKRVLTLASIESIRERFSRQSHFEVDYKNRDGRYFQMKFVRVSDEKSPVVVLGIADRDEEKRSDVMNREFSEIANALSVEYEIIYYVNLNDNSYDVFNQESSYIKLKLLMSRQNFFEECTRDIKKIIYPQDVERLTSVMNKDFLLSQLEGDKTFSTEYRLMVNGEPQYYRLKALWSKAADDHIIIAVANIHKEVLARKERERNMERNFDIINVLATEFTSVYYVDLDTDTFTPYTVSDYAEVNYGKLYQHDNCYSKVFKSYVDGFVHELDKKRIGDFASIEHIKKLLEGQKSFIAHYRKYDTGGTRFSEIKFVKVGSQNETPRAVVVCFADKDAEILNRYVDSKLYEDYFGVYFVNLEDDTVRSIRESAVYEKGKTYGGFIKYSSAILEFSKEVLPEFRETWENMANVDFMRSYLADVDKREYSYRALKGEWRRVTTFVLERRNGVPLTFIMAFMFIDNITAQKMELDAKIAEQKQELEKQQKLLEQALVQAEKANNAKTMFLSNMSHDIRTPMNAIIGFTNLALNNLDDPVLVKNYLNKTVVSSTHLLSLINDILDMSRIESGKIRLEEVNCNLSEIMHDLNTIVLGQASEKQQKLYMDTFNIENELVICDKLRLHQMLINLLSNAVKFTPMGGNIHVFVRQTASDEKTGTYEFHVKDDGIGMSPEFLKVLYQPFERERTSTISKTQGTGLGMSITKKIVDMMGGSINVVSAPNQGTEFIIHLKLKIQDTSADLTNLEALQNARALVVASDYNACSSATNLLRRLGMRAEWTMYGREAVLRAKEAVDRHECYSVIVLDDLLLDMESIDAVEQLRMIPGSDNPIILMASYDSANIEKSAREAGVTAFISKPLFLTEMHDVLARATGVLKDDVKVECVKSENFVGKKILLVEDNELNREIAQSVLEELGFVVNCAEDGCVALGMLKMAKQGAYDLILMDVQMPVMDGLEATRQIRSLRDDYFKNVPIIAMTANAFEEDRKAAIDAGMNEHVAKPIDVEKLKKVLRKFLG, from the coding sequence ATGAGTGATAGTGAAAATCAGGTTGCATACGCTGAACTGTTCTCGGAAATATTTTACGAACAGTTCATTTCCGCATATTATGTCAATTTGCTGGATTTTTCGTATGTCGTTTACTATTGCAAAAAAGGCCTTGAAAAAAAGTATGGCAATGGCGAAAATGCCGTATCTGCCCTCCAGAAGTTTATTTCCGAAGATGTCCATCCCGATGACCGCGATGTGCTGAAGGATATGCTATCTGTAGCTTATGTCCGTGGCCGCCTTAAAAAAGAAAGCAGTTTCTCGTTTGTAGTGCGTGAAATTGTGACCGGCAAGGAACGCTATTGCAAGCTCCAGGTTACCCGTGGCCGCGATGAAGACCACATGGCCATCTGCTTCTTGAATGTCGATGACGAAATCCGTAAACGCATGAAGGTCGAGGAAGGCTACCGCGTCATCCAGGCCCTTGCCATGGAATTCAATGCACTTTACCGCATCGATCTTGATTCGGAAAAAATGCATTCCTATGTCAAGTCGCAGACGGCACGCATTTTTGAAAAAGAGCTCCGCGGCGAGATGCTCTATTCCGAGGCTTTAGAGAAATATGCCAAAGAAATTGTAAGTAGCGAAGATGCCAAGCGAGTCTTGACATTGGCGTCTATTGAGAGCATTCGCGAAAGGTTTTCAAGGCAGAGCCACTTCGAGGTGGACTACAAGAATCGCGATGGCCGCTATTTCCAGATGAAATTCGTCCGGGTTTCCGATGAAAAATCGCCTGTGGTAGTGCTTGGCATTGCAGACCGCGACGAAGAAAAACGTTCGGACGTGATGAACCGCGAATTTTCCGAAATTGCAAATGCGTTGAGCGTTGAGTACGAAATTATTTACTATGTGAACTTGAATGACAATTCGTACGACGTGTTCAACCAGGAAAGTAGCTATATCAAGCTCAAGCTCCTGATGAGCCGCCAAAACTTTTTCGAAGAATGTACGAGAGACATCAAGAAGATTATCTACCCGCAAGATGTTGAACGGTTGACTTCGGTCATGAATAAGGATTTTTTGCTCTCCCAGCTTGAGGGAGACAAAACCTTTTCAACCGAATATAGGCTTATGGTCAATGGCGAGCCGCAATACTACCGCCTTAAGGCCCTTTGGTCCAAAGCTGCTGATGACCACATTATTATCGCTGTTGCCAATATCCACAAGGAAGTCCTTGCCCGTAAAGAGCGCGAACGCAACATGGAACGCAACTTCGACATTATCAATGTGCTTGCGACGGAATTCACCTCGGTCTACTATGTTGATCTTGATACGGATACGTTCACTCCTTACACGGTGAGCGACTATGCCGAAGTCAATTACGGAAAGCTGTATCAACACGATAATTGTTATTCTAAAGTGTTCAAGTCGTATGTCGATGGATTTGTCCATGAACTTGATAAGAAAAGAATTGGTGATTTTGCTTCTATTGAACATATCAAGAAATTGCTTGAAGGCCAAAAATCGTTTATAGCGCACTACAGAAAATACGATACTGGAGGAACCCGTTTTAGCGAGATAAAGTTCGTGAAAGTCGGTTCGCAAAATGAAACGCCGCGTGCTGTTGTAGTTTGTTTTGCCGACAAGGATGCCGAAATTCTAAACCGCTATGTTGATAGCAAGCTTTATGAAGATTATTTTGGCGTTTATTTTGTGAATCTCGAAGACGATACTGTCCGCAGTATCCGTGAATCGGCGGTTTACGAGAAAGGTAAAACTTATGGCGGCTTTATCAAGTACAGTAGCGCTATTCTTGAGTTCAGCAAGGAGGTCTTGCCGGAGTTCCGCGAAACTTGGGAAAACATGGCGAACGTTGATTTTATGCGTTCATACTTGGCAGATGTCGATAAGCGCGAGTACAGCTACCGTGCGCTCAAGGGTGAATGGCGTCGCGTGACGACGTTTGTCCTGGAACGTAGAAATGGCGTGCCGTTGACCTTTATTATGGCGTTCATGTTCATTGACAATATAACCGCTCAAAAGATGGAACTGGATGCAAAGATTGCTGAACAGAAGCAGGAACTTGAGAAACAGCAGAAACTTCTGGAACAGGCTCTTGTGCAGGCCGAAAAGGCGAACAACGCAAAGACGATGTTCCTTTCGAACATGTCACATGACATCCGCACGCCGATGAATGCCATTATCGGTTTTACAAACCTTGCGCTGAATAATTTGGATGACCCTGTGCTGGTCAAGAATTATTTGAACAAGACTGTCGTTTCGAGTACGCATTTGCTCTCGCTCATCAATGATATTCTCGATATGAGCCGCATTGAGTCGGGCAAGATTCGCCTTGAAGAGGTAAACTGCAACTTGTCCGAAATCATGCATGACCTGAATACGATTGTCTTAGGTCAGGCGAGTGAAAAACAGCAAAAACTTTACATGGATACGTTCAATATCGAGAACGAACTTGTTATTTGTGACAAGCTGCGCTTGCATCAGATGCTGATCAACCTGCTTTCAAATGCGGTCAAGTTTACGCCGATGGGCGGTAATATCCACGTGTTTGTCCGTCAGACCGCTAGCGATGAAAAAACGGGAACGTACGAGTTCCATGTCAAGGATGATGGCATCGGCATGAGTCCGGAATTCTTGAAAGTCCTGTACCAACCGTTTGAACGCGAACGCACTTCAACGATTTCCAAGACGCAAGGGACTGGGCTTGGAATGTCTATCACCAAGAAAATTGTTGATATGATGGGAGGCTCCATAAATGTTGTGAGCGCCCCTAATCAGGGAACGGAATTCATCATTCATCTGAAACTAAAAATCCAGGATACTTCTGCGGATTTGACGAATCTCGAAGCGTTGCAGAATGCTCGCGCTCTCGTTGTCGCTAGTGATTACAATGCATGCTCCAGCGCTACAAACCTTCTGCGCCGTTTGGGAATGCGCGCAGAATGGACGATGTATGGCCGTGAAGCGGTGCTGCGTGCAAAAGAAGCTGTTGACCGTCACGAATGCTATTCAGTCATTGTTCTTGACGACTTGTTGCTCGATATGGAAAGTATTGACGCCGTGGAACAATTGCGCATGATTCCGGGGAGCGATAATCCGATTATCCTCATGGCGTCCTATGACAGTGCAAACATTGAAAAAAGTGCGCGCGAAGCGGGTGTGACTGCGTTTATAAGCAAACCGCTATTCCTCACGGAAATGCATGATGTCTTGGCCCGTGCCACAGGTGTTCTGAAAGACGATGTGAAAGTGGAGTGCGTTAAATCTGAGAATTTTGTCGGTAAGAAAATCCTTCTTGTCGAAGACAATGAGCTCAATCGTGAAATTGCACAAAGCGTCCTTGAAGAATTGGGCTTTGTTGTTAATTGTGCCGAAGACGGCTGTGTCGCTTTAGGAATGCTCAAAATGGCAAAGCAGGGCGCCTATGACTTGATTTTGATGGATGTGCAGATGCCTGTGATGGATGGCCTCGAAGCCACTCGCCAGATTAGGTCTTTGCGCGACGATTACTTCAAGAATGTCCCGATTATAGCGATGACTGCGAATGCGTTTGAAGAAGACCGCAAGGCGGCAATTGATGCTGGCATGAACGAGCATGTCGCAAAGCCCATTGACGTTGAAAAACTCAAGAAAGTCCTTCGCAAATTCTTAGGATAA